A DNA window from Thermogemmata fonticola contains the following coding sequences:
- a CDS encoding protein-disulfide reductase DsbD family protein produces the protein MMGNRWLWFGALAGLLGLDVSATAQVPRKFADIAEVKAEIVPAQARRGQTVTYRLTVAPKPGAWTYPIAPKTGQASVTKLVAPPPGVLIFVTPPADPPNHPWKTKTEPDDPLQTIQYSPTPVTWELKAVVSPQAPAGRHAVKLDRLTLLSVCNDYGCVNSRPDGRDLPVAELEVRDEPAVAVEEAYRAAVEKVVGPLAPSGPAPSPAPGGPTPGPGTGPLPPAPSPGPSPSGPTSRLRPAKPVEQYEAELDALRQALRFAEDTAGESGRRTGLWGFLLTAAAWGLITLLTPCVFPMIPITVSIFLKQGEQSPRRTLLLAGVYCLTIIAVLGVSAFFLLSTFVELSTDPWMNLGLCLLFVVFALSLFGMYEVTLSTVLLLGGGMAALVLAPRLVDRYGLEAALLLGGGGAAVAILLYAWVRRSGGESVLLRYLQHKQSGGGILGTIFGAIAFTLVGFTCVAPFLGGFAGLSASGQFSSGELMLGALAFSGAFAAPFFLLALFPSLLRRLPRSGQWLDTIKVVMGFLELAAAAKFLRTAELRWLPEAAYCTYDAVLAGWIALSAVCGLYLLGLFRLPHDEESHPIGVPRLLLALGFLSLAAYLTPALFVGPDGKPQRPRGAVFAWIDAFLLPEPSREGELPWSYDLPESVQRLVQEARKSGRPQPLFLDFTGVTCTNCKYNEFQVFTQPRIRQLLERYHRVQLYTDEIPASLYAVDPGSYDRTREAQANRLFKIDLFGNDQLPLYVVMHVLPDGGVRVWGAYDEGKINEPERFAAWLAAALDGTPPAP, from the coding sequence ATGATGGGAAACCGATGGCTCTGGTTCGGTGCACTGGCGGGGCTGCTGGGTCTGGATGTGTCTGCGACCGCTCAGGTGCCGCGGAAGTTCGCCGACATTGCCGAAGTCAAGGCGGAGATCGTGCCGGCGCAAGCCCGCCGAGGCCAGACCGTCACCTATCGCCTGACGGTGGCTCCCAAGCCCGGCGCCTGGACCTATCCCATCGCTCCCAAGACAGGACAGGCGTCTGTCACCAAGCTGGTGGCGCCGCCGCCGGGTGTGCTCATCTTCGTGACGCCCCCCGCCGATCCCCCCAATCATCCCTGGAAGACCAAGACCGAGCCGGACGATCCGCTGCAAACCATTCAGTACAGTCCGACTCCGGTGACGTGGGAGTTGAAAGCGGTGGTTTCCCCCCAGGCCCCGGCGGGCCGGCATGCCGTCAAGCTCGATCGGCTGACGCTGCTGTCGGTGTGCAATGACTACGGTTGCGTCAACAGCCGTCCAGATGGGCGGGACCTGCCCGTGGCGGAGTTGGAAGTGCGCGATGAGCCGGCGGTTGCAGTTGAGGAAGCCTACCGGGCCGCGGTGGAAAAGGTGGTGGGACCGCTCGCGCCGTCGGGGCCAGCTCCGTCGCCCGCCCCTGGTGGTCCCACGCCGGGTCCAGGAACGGGGCCGTTGCCTCCGGCCCCTTCGCCGGGACCTTCTCCGTCGGGTCCCACCTCCCGCCTGCGCCCCGCCAAGCCCGTGGAACAGTACGAAGCCGAGTTGGACGCTCTGCGCCAAGCCCTGCGGTTTGCTGAGGATACAGCGGGGGAAAGTGGACGCCGTACCGGTCTGTGGGGCTTTCTTCTGACCGCCGCCGCTTGGGGGTTGATCACGCTGCTGACGCCCTGTGTCTTCCCCATGATTCCGATCACGGTCAGCATTTTCCTCAAGCAAGGGGAGCAGTCGCCGCGGCGGACCTTGCTGCTGGCCGGGGTGTACTGTCTCACGATCATCGCCGTTCTGGGCGTGTCGGCCTTCTTCCTGCTTTCCACCTTCGTCGAGCTGAGCACCGATCCGTGGATGAACCTGGGGCTGTGCCTGCTGTTTGTGGTTTTCGCCCTGAGTTTGTTCGGGATGTATGAGGTGACGCTCTCGACGGTGCTGCTATTGGGGGGCGGGATGGCGGCCCTGGTGCTGGCCCCGCGCCTGGTCGACCGCTATGGCCTGGAGGCGGCGCTGCTGCTGGGAGGTGGTGGGGCCGCCGTCGCCATTCTTCTGTACGCGTGGGTCCGGCGCAGCGGCGGGGAAAGCGTGCTTTTGCGCTATTTGCAGCACAAGCAAAGCGGGGGCGGCATCCTGGGAACCATCTTCGGGGCGATCGCGTTCACGCTGGTCGGTTTCACCTGTGTGGCGCCGTTTCTGGGGGGCTTTGCGGGTCTGAGCGCCTCGGGCCAGTTCAGTTCCGGGGAGCTGATGCTGGGGGCGTTGGCCTTTTCCGGGGCCTTCGCCGCTCCGTTTTTCCTTCTGGCGTTGTTTCCGAGTTTGCTGCGCCGCCTGCCGCGCTCCGGACAGTGGCTGGACACGATCAAGGTGGTCATGGGATTTTTGGAGCTGGCCGCCGCTGCCAAGTTCCTGCGCACGGCGGAGCTGCGCTGGCTGCCCGAAGCGGCTTATTGCACCTACGACGCTGTGCTGGCGGGCTGGATCGCTTTGAGCGCCGTCTGCGGCTTGTACCTGCTCGGCCTGTTCCGCCTGCCGCACGATGAGGAAAGCCATCCCATCGGCGTGCCGCGCCTGCTCCTGGCCCTGGGCTTTCTGAGCCTGGCAGCCTACCTGACCCCAGCGCTGTTTGTCGGCCCCGATGGCAAGCCCCAGCGGCCCCGCGGCGCCGTCTTCGCCTGGATCGATGCTTTCCTGCTCCCTGAACCGAGCCGGGAAGGCGAGCTGCCCTGGTCCTACGACCTGCCGGAGAGCGTCCAGCGCCTCGTTCAGGAAGCCCGCAAGAGCGGCCGGCCCCAGCCCCTGTTCCTGGACTTCACCGGCGTGACCTGCACCAACTGCAAGTACAATGAGTTCCAGGTCTTCACCCAGCCGCGCATCCGCCAATTGCTGGAACGCTATCACCGCGTGCAGCTTTACACCGACGAAATCCCCGCCTCCCTCTACGCCGTCGACCCCGGCAGTTATGACCGCACCCGCGAAGCCCAAGCCAACCGCCTCTTCAAAATCGACCTTTTCGGCAATGACCAACTCCCGCTGTATGTGGTCATGCACGTGCTTCCTGATGGCGGCGTCCGGGTGTGGGGAGCTTACGATGAAGGCAAGATCAACGAGCCGGAACGCTTCGCCGCCTGGCTCGCCGCCGCTCTCGACGGCACCCCGCCCGCCCCGTGA
- a CDS encoding cation-translocating P-type ATPase family protein, protein MHREAAASHDPFRVEAPWGLYLVTGVVTGLLLADLWPWVAEQLTSWGISSYTWPRTVGGMRWAMLAALLGGGRILYLSLEALLRGRVGVDLALAVAVLAALALGEVLVAAEVTAIGLIGECLEAWVFGRTQRALGRLAELFPRRCWVLRDGQEVRAYVADVQVGDCVVVKPGGRVPVDGVVVAGRAAVDVSALTGESVPVEKQEGDKVLAGSIVCDAPLTIEARQTGKDTVAGRLIELTVQALRDKAPLERQADRWARYFLPLVVALALLTFAANLLLQRWSAPSAPDLPPPSWRAAAISALYPALGVLVVACPCALVLATPAAVIAALGRLAGSGVLLKGGSALERLASAQVWACDKTGTLTEGRLNVVYLQPLAPDVDEGELLRQAALAEQGSEHPLAQAVLAAARQRGWSPDSSVTPVSTQPGGGVIATTAEGSRLAVGNLRFLTALGCIAEDQVRHALDQADARGQIALLVARNQTILGLIGLQDRLRSEAAPVLAELRELGFSPLALLTGDRQAVAAAIAAELPVTEVHADMLPADKAAWVAEHAARGVVFLGDGINDAPALARATVGIAVGSGTDLAAQAGDIVLMGEPLRPLPFLVRLSRQTVRIIRQNLYVFAFGVNLAGVLLTGWLWPWFAPHPEALLQAPLLGVIYHQLGSLLVLLNAMRLLAFERPATTAWGRWLQRLRAWERRWHNWSVEELLHAAAHHWRVLLLGAGLLGGGLWAGSTLTAIATDEVGIVLRWGRPVAELTPGLHLRWPWPVETVLRLPPDRTRTVTLGFRELGAASSRQPVADPAFTWSSAHGGPIVPRTDEALMITADGELIEVFATLRYRVAHPQRFLFEVASADHLLRGELEAQLRELFALRSFQEILTRRRGELEAEALQRLRRRLAQLDAASFGLAIEGLTLHDLHPPPEVVPAYHAVARAIQERDRLINEARTDALRLVRRAGEEAERLLRQAEAEAEARRQAAQADHDAFLAWVRARQALSPHQEEQLAQERRRRLQQGESPAEVEADLERRRQHLLAQRRFLIDTRLALWAAADALRQRDKILLDDGLPAGKRQLFLLDPELLPLPQQPPAADHPPSSR, encoded by the coding sequence ATGCATCGGGAAGCAGCGGCGAGTCATGATCCGTTCCGTGTGGAGGCGCCCTGGGGGCTATACCTGGTCACCGGGGTGGTGACGGGTTTGCTGCTGGCGGACCTCTGGCCGTGGGTGGCGGAACAGCTCACGTCCTGGGGCATCAGCAGTTACACCTGGCCGCGGACCGTGGGGGGCATGCGCTGGGCGATGCTAGCGGCTTTGCTCGGCGGTGGGCGGATTCTGTATTTGTCGCTGGAAGCCCTTCTGCGGGGGCGCGTGGGGGTGGACCTGGCGCTGGCCGTCGCGGTGCTGGCGGCCTTGGCCTTGGGTGAAGTGCTGGTCGCCGCGGAGGTGACCGCCATCGGCCTAATCGGGGAATGCCTGGAAGCCTGGGTGTTTGGCCGGACGCAACGGGCGTTGGGCCGCCTGGCGGAGTTGTTTCCGCGCCGCTGCTGGGTGCTGCGGGATGGGCAGGAAGTGCGGGCGTATGTGGCCGATGTGCAGGTGGGCGATTGCGTGGTGGTCAAGCCGGGCGGGCGAGTGCCGGTGGATGGAGTCGTGGTAGCGGGCCGGGCGGCGGTCGATGTCAGTGCTTTGACCGGTGAAAGCGTGCCGGTGGAAAAACAGGAGGGGGACAAAGTCCTGGCCGGCAGTATTGTCTGCGACGCGCCCCTGACCATTGAGGCCCGCCAGACAGGCAAGGACACTGTCGCCGGCCGACTTATCGAACTGACCGTGCAGGCCCTGCGGGACAAAGCCCCCCTAGAACGGCAAGCGGACCGCTGGGCGCGCTACTTCCTCCCCCTGGTCGTGGCCCTGGCCCTTCTCACCTTCGCCGCCAATCTGCTCTTGCAGCGCTGGTCCGCCCCTAGTGCTCCTGATCTACCCCCGCCGAGTTGGCGTGCCGCGGCGATCAGCGCTCTGTATCCCGCCCTGGGCGTGCTGGTAGTGGCTTGCCCCTGCGCGCTTGTGCTGGCGACTCCGGCAGCGGTCATCGCGGCTCTGGGACGCCTGGCGGGCAGCGGTGTCCTGCTCAAAGGCGGTTCGGCCCTGGAACGTCTGGCTTCGGCCCAAGTCTGGGCTTGCGACAAGACCGGCACTCTGACCGAGGGACGGCTGAATGTGGTTTATCTGCAACCCCTCGCTCCGGACGTGGATGAAGGCGAACTTCTGCGGCAAGCGGCCCTGGCTGAGCAGGGAAGCGAACACCCCTTGGCACAGGCGGTGCTGGCTGCGGCCCGGCAGCGCGGCTGGAGTCCGGACAGCAGTGTCACTCCGGTGTCCACCCAGCCGGGCGGCGGAGTCATTGCGACGACCGCGGAGGGCAGCCGCCTGGCCGTCGGCAATCTCCGCTTCCTCACCGCCCTGGGTTGCATCGCGGAAGACCAGGTCCGGCACGCTCTGGATCAGGCCGATGCCCGCGGGCAGATCGCCTTGCTCGTCGCCCGGAACCAGACCATTCTGGGACTGATCGGCCTCCAGGACCGCCTCCGCTCCGAAGCCGCCCCGGTTTTGGCGGAACTGCGCGAGCTGGGCTTTTCTCCCCTGGCCTTGTTGACGGGGGATCGCCAGGCGGTGGCGGCGGCGATCGCCGCGGAGCTGCCGGTCACGGAAGTCCACGCCGACATGCTACCGGCGGACAAGGCAGCTTGGGTGGCCGAGCATGCGGCACGGGGCGTTGTCTTTCTCGGCGATGGGATCAACGATGCCCCGGCCCTGGCCCGTGCCACCGTCGGCATAGCGGTGGGCAGCGGGACCGACCTGGCTGCTCAGGCGGGCGACATCGTCCTGATGGGCGAGCCGCTGCGCCCCTTGCCCTTTCTCGTTCGCCTGTCTCGCCAGACGGTGCGCATCATCCGCCAGAATCTTTACGTCTTCGCCTTCGGCGTCAATCTGGCGGGCGTATTGCTAACGGGCTGGCTCTGGCCCTGGTTCGCGCCGCATCCGGAAGCCCTCCTCCAGGCGCCGCTTTTGGGCGTGATTTATCACCAACTCGGCTCGCTGCTGGTGCTCCTCAATGCGATGCGTCTGCTGGCATTTGAACGGCCCGCGACGACCGCGTGGGGACGGTGGCTCCAACGGCTGCGGGCGTGGGAGCGCCGCTGGCACAACTGGTCGGTGGAAGAACTGCTGCACGCGGCCGCCCATCATTGGCGTGTCCTATTGCTCGGCGCAGGATTGCTCGGCGGCGGACTGTGGGCCGGTTCCACCCTGACGGCGATTGCTACGGATGAGGTGGGGATCGTCCTGCGCTGGGGCCGGCCCGTAGCGGAATTGACACCGGGATTGCACCTGCGCTGGCCCTGGCCGGTGGAAACGGTGCTCCGCCTGCCGCCGGATCGGACACGCACCGTGACCCTGGGCTTCCGCGAACTTGGCGCGGCATCCAGCCGCCAACCCGTGGCGGACCCCGCCTTCACCTGGTCCAGCGCGCATGGCGGACCGATCGTACCCCGGACCGACGAAGCCCTCATGATCACCGCCGATGGCGAACTCATCGAAGTCTTCGCCACGCTGCGTTACCGGGTTGCGCACCCGCAACGCTTCCTCTTTGAAGTCGCGTCCGCGGACCACCTGCTGCGCGGGGAACTGGAAGCCCAACTTCGGGAACTGTTCGCCCTCCGTTCGTTCCAGGAAATTCTGACGCGGCGGCGCGGCGAGTTGGAAGCGGAGGCCCTTCAGCGTCTGCGCCGCCGGCTGGCCCAGCTCGACGCAGCCAGTTTCGGCCTCGCCATCGAGGGTCTGACTTTGCACGATCTGCACCCCCCGCCGGAAGTCGTGCCGGCGTATCACGCCGTGGCGCGGGCCATTCAGGAGCGGGACCGTCTCATCAACGAAGCTCGCACTGATGCCCTGCGCCTGGTCCGCCGCGCCGGGGAAGAGGCGGAGCGGCTGCTGCGGCAGGCCGAAGCGGAGGCCGAGGCCCGCCGGCAAGCGGCCCAAGCGGATCACGACGCCTTCCTCGCCTGGGTCCGCGCCCGCCAGGCCCTTTCGCCCCACCAGGAGGAACAACTGGCCCAGGAGCGCCGCCGCCGCTTACAACAGGGGGAATCGCCCGCCGAAGTGGAAGCCGATCTGGAGCGCCGCCGCCAGCATCTGCTCGCCCAGCGCCGCTTCCTCATCGACACCCGCCTGGCCCTTTGGGCTGCCGCTGACGCCCTGCGCCAACGCGACAAAATCCTCCTCGACGACGGCCTACCTGCTGGCAAACGCCAGCTCTTCCTCCTCGACCCCGAACTGCTCCCCCTCCCCCAGCAGCCCCCCGCCGCGGATCACCCCCCCTCCTCACGCTGA